The following proteins are co-located in the Halostella salina genome:
- a CDS encoding ArsR/SmtB family transcription factor, whose translation MSAGDGQEPDEALFTLLEDEYAREILVETHEEPRSARALSETCDASRSTIYRRIERLQDHGLVESRQQLDPDGHHREVFVATLRRVSVELTDDGFVVEVDRAEEDAANRFTRLYEEFAG comes from the coding sequence ATGAGTGCGGGCGACGGGCAGGAGCCGGACGAGGCCCTGTTCACGCTGCTCGAGGACGAGTACGCCCGCGAGATCCTCGTCGAGACGCACGAGGAGCCGCGGTCGGCGCGGGCGCTGAGCGAAACTTGCGACGCCTCGCGCTCGACCATCTACAGACGCATCGAACGCCTGCAGGACCATGGACTCGTCGAGAGCCGTCAGCAGCTGGACCCGGACGGCCACCACCGCGAGGTGTTCGTGGCGACGCTCCGGCGCGTGTCGGTGGAGCTGACCGACGACGGGTTCGTGGTCGAGGTCGACCGCGCCGAGGAGGACGCGGCGAACCGCTTCACGAGACTGTACGAGGAGTTCGCAGGATGA